A single window of Aphidius gifuensis isolate YNYX2018 linkage group LG1, ASM1490517v1, whole genome shotgun sequence DNA harbors:
- the LOC122860580 gene encoding MICOS complex subunit MIC27 gives MQGLQIFKKFLMPGGLCATIPVIKSTPTPPEKPIECSNHHQIGNDNAVAANKILIRPSELPIYVHNVTSKELPCKDDNQFGATIYIEQGFGSVRKNIQSVITEYKHVTDTVKDKLNTSMEHSSLLLDYLREENNMLPRIGAVGIGGLAGLIFSLRGGKFKKVIYTTTGIIAAASICYPKETQNTLVASKHYINIGYNFIYGVKPGDEKQLEISWPEFPTIKIPTSFSEFINLASESGSAAVDDNNNAAIDAGELKEEKTKQAEPEKKDK, from the exons ATGCAAGGGTTACAG atatttaaaaaatttttgatgccTGGAGGTTTATGTGCAACTATTCCAGTAATAAAATCAACTCCAACACCACCAGAAAAACCAATTGAATGTagtaatcatcatcaaattggTAATGATAATGCTGTTGCtgctaataaaatattaatacgaCCATCAGAATTACCAATTTATGTACACAATGTAACATCAAAAGAACTTCCATG tAAAGATGATAATCAATTTGGAGcaacaatttatattgaacAAGGATTTGGAAGTGTacgtaaaaatattcaaagtgtTATTACTGAATACAAACATGTAACAGACACAGtcaaagataaattaaatacaagcATGGAGCATAGCTCAC ttttactTGATTATTTGAGAGAAGAGAACAATATGTTACCACGTATTGGAGCTGTAGGAATTGGTGGATTAGCTGGATTAATTTTTAGTCTACGAggtggtaaatttaaaaaggtaATTTACACAACAACTGGTATTATAGCTGCAGCCAGTATTTGTTATCCAAAAGAAACTCAAAATACACTTGTTGCTTCAAAACATTACATAAACATtggttataattttatttatggtg taaAACCTGGTGATGAAAAACAACTTGAAATATCTTGGCCTGAATTtccaacaattaaaataccaacatcattttcagaatttattaatttagctAGTGAAAGTGGTTCTGCtgctgttgatgataataataatgctgcAATTGATGCTGGTGAATTAAAAGAAGAG
- the LOC122860583 gene encoding nuclear cap-binding protein subunit 2: MSSIVSTTVSTELSSYRDQHFKGSRAEQDRLLRNSTTLYVGNLSFYTTEEQIYELFSKCGDIKRIIMGLDKYKKTPCGFCFMEYYTRADAENCMRYVNGTRLDDRIVRTDWDAGFIEGRQYGRGKTGGQVRDEYRSDFDSGRGGYGKIIQQKVTPEESCS, encoded by the exons atgtCGTCTATTGTTAGCACGACTGTATCAACTGAATTGAGTTCATACAGAGATCAACATTTTAAA ggTTCAAGAGCAGAACAAGATAGACTTTTGAGAAATTCAACAACTTTGTATGTTggaaatttgtcattttatacAACAGAAGAAcaaatatatgaattattttcaaaatgtgGTGAcattaaaagaataataatgggtctagataaatataaaaaaactccATGTGGTTTTTGTTTTATGGAATATTATACAAGAGCTGATGCTGAAAATTGTATGAGATATGTAAATGGTACAAGACTTGATGATAGAATTGTTCGTACTGATTGGGATGCTGGTTTTATTGAAGGTCGTCAATATGGACGTGGTAAAACTGGTGGACAA gtaCGTGATGAATACAGATCTGACTTTGATAGTGGACGAGGTggatatggaaaaataattcaacaaaaagttACACCTG